In Eschrichtius robustus isolate mEscRob2 chromosome 11, mEscRob2.pri, whole genome shotgun sequence, the following proteins share a genomic window:
- the C11H11orf96 gene encoding uncharacterized protein C11orf96 homolog, producing the protein MAAAKPGELMGICSSYQAVMPHFVCLADEFPQPVRPAKLSKGKGRLRRPRQSRFKTQPVTFDEIQEVEEEGVSPMEEEKAKKSFLQSLECLRRSTQSLSLQREQLGSCKLRNSLDSSDSDSAQ; encoded by the coding sequence ATGGCGGCCGCCAAGCCCGGCGAGCTGATGGGCATCTGCTCCAGCTACCAGGCAGTGATGCCGCACTTCGTGTGCCTGGCCGACGAGTTCCCACAGCCCGTGCGGCCCGCCAAGCTGTCCAAGGGCAAGGGCCGGCTGCGGCGGCCGCGCCAGTCCCGCTTCAAGACGCAGCCGGTGACCTTCGACGAGAtccaggaggtggaggaggagggcgtGTCCCCCATGGAGGAAGAGAAGGCCAAGAAGTCGTTCCTGCAGAGCCTGGAGTGCCTGCGCCGCAGCACGCAGAGCCTGTCGCTGCAGAGGGAGCAGCTCGGCAGCTGCAAACTGAGGAACAGCCTGGACTCCAGCGACTCCGACTCGGCCCAGTGA